One segment of Panthera leo isolate Ple1 chromosome A3, P.leo_Ple1_pat1.1, whole genome shotgun sequence DNA contains the following:
- the LOC122215722 gene encoding signal-regulatory protein beta-1-like encodes MSAPASGPHPPSYLLLPLLLGLTGVAGEAELQVIQPEKSVSVAAGRTATLHCTVTSLQPAGKVEWFRGTGPGRELIFSFRGDPHSPRVTNVSDATRRNNLDFSIRISNITPEDMGTYYCVKFQKGNPDVEFKSGPGTQVTVSAKPSPPVVSGPTARATPEQTVSFTCESHGFSPRNVTLKWFKNGNELAASQTTVDPEGDSASYSIFSTARLPLAPGDVRSQVICEVAHVTLQGGPPLRGAANLSETLRVPPTLEVTQQPVTGDQVMVICQVKKFYPQRLQLTWLENNISKTETTFSLIENKDGTFNWTSLFLVNLSTHTEDVVLTCQVQHHGQQAVTKRHILKTSGYTKDQCTDGNSNRELSTPLLVALFLGPKLLLLVSVSAIYGHRKQWIHW; translated from the exons ATGTCAGCCCCTGCCTCCGGGCCCCATCCTCCTTCGTACCTGCTGCTGCCTCTGCTGTTGGGACTCACAG GTGTGGCAGGTGAGGCGGAACTGCAGGTGATCCAGCCCGAGAAGTCGGTGTCTGTGGCGGCCGGACGGACGGCCACTCTTCACTGCACCGTGACCTCCCTGCAGCCCGCTGGGAAGGTCGAGTGGTTCAGGGGCACAGGGCCAGGCCGGGAGTTAATCTTCAGTTTCAGAGGAGACCCTCACTCCCCTCGAGTAACAAATGTTTCAGACGCCACAAGGAGAAACAACCTGGACTTTTCCATCCGCATCAGTAACATCACCCCAGAAGACATGGGAACCTACTACTGTGTGAAGTTCCAGAAAGGGAACCCCGATGTGGAGTTTAAGTCTGGACCAGGCACCCAGGTCACCGTGAGCG CCAAACCCTCTCCCCCCGTGGTGTCGGGCCCCACGGCCAGGGCCACACCTGAGCAGACTGTGAGCTTCACCTGCGAGTCCCACGGCTTCTCCCCCAGAAACGTCACCCTGAAATGGTTCAAAAACGGGAATGAGCTGGCAGCCTCCCAGACCACCGTGGACCCAGAGGGAGACAGCGCTTCCTACAGCATCTTCAGCACAGCCAGGCTGCCGCTGGCCCCGGGGGACGTTCGCTCCCAGGTCATCTGCGAGGTGGCCCACGTGACCCTGCAGGGGGGCCCTCCTCTTCGTGGGGCTGCCAACTTGTCCGAGACCCTCCGAG TTCCACCCACCTTGGAGGTTACCCAGCAACCCGTGACAGGGGACCAGGTGATGGTCATTTGCCAAGTGAAGAAGTTCTACCCCCAGCGCCTCCAGCTGACTTGGTTGGAGAACAACATATCCAAAACAGAAACTACCTTTAGCCTCATAGAGAACAAGGATGGGACCTTCAACTGGACGAGCTTGTTCCTGGTGAATTTATCTACCCACACAGAGGATGTGGTGCTCACCTGCCAGGTGCAGCATCATGGGCAGCAGGCAGTCACCAAAAGGCATATACTCAAGACCTCTGGCTACACCAAGGACCAGTGCACAGATGGAAACTCGA ATCGAGAACTGTCCACTCCACTCCTGGTGGCTCTCTTCCTGGGCCCCAAGCTGCTGCTGctcgtctctgtctctgccatctATGGCCACAGGAAGCAATGGATTCACTG GTGA